From Zingiber officinale cultivar Zhangliang chromosome 5B, Zo_v1.1, whole genome shotgun sequence, the proteins below share one genomic window:
- the LOC121985458 gene encoding cinnamoyl-CoA reductase-like SNL6: protein MGVLRSTVSLEAEIEEMRAALQRSGESAEAAARKAGPGGFRLRVHGGENGGDERMVCVTGGISFVGFAIVNRLLDRGYTVRLALETQEDLDKLRETEMFGEMGRDGVWAVIANVMDLESLCHAFDGCTGVFHTSSVVDPAGLSGYTKHMADIEVRAAELVIEACVRTQSVKRCVFTSSLLACVWRVNTTLQNRRYPTIVDENCWSDQSVCCDKKLWYALGKMMAEKAAWRAARGRDVKLVTVCPALVIGPGFHQRNATSSIAYLKGALDLFREGLLATVNVEKVAEAHVSVYDGMSSTACGRYICYDRVIRRGEEAAELERQLGLPNRIPRDAQADNLTWFELSNRKLSRLLSSRRRCTYDTYLLSQD from the exons ATGGGGGTTTTGCGCAGCACGGTGAGCTTGGAGGCGGAGATCGAGGAGATGCGGGCGGCGCTGCAGCGGAGCGGAGAGAGCGCCGAGGCCGCCGCGCGGAAGGCCGGACCGGGGGGATTCCGGCTGAGGGTCCATGGCGGCGAGAATGGCGGCGACGAGAGGATGGTGTGCGTCACCGGCGGGATATCCTTCGTCGGCTTCGCCATCGTGAACCGCCTCCTGGATCGCGGCTACACCGTCCGCCTCGCCCTCGAAACGCAAG AGGACCTGGACAAGTTGCGGGAGACGGAGATGTTTGGGGAGATGGGGAGGGACGGAGTTTGGGCTGTGATAGCTAACGTGATGGACTTGGAAAGCTTGTGCCATGCGTTCGACGGGTGCACTGGCGTGTTCCACACCTCCAGCGTCGTCGATCCGGCAGGCCTCTCTGGCTACACG AAGCACATGGCAGACATAGAAGTTAGAGCAGCAGAACTTGTGATCGAAGCCTGTGTGAGAACCCAATCGGTCAAAAGATGTGTTTTCACTTCGTCTCTTTTAGCTTGCGTTTGGCGAGTGAATACCACTCTGCAGAACCGCCGCTACCCGACCATTGTCGACGAGAACTGCTGGAGCGATCAAAGTGTCTGTTGCGATAAAAAG CTATGGTATGCGCTGGGCAAGATGATGGCGGAGAAAGCAGCTTGGAGGGCGGCACGAGGAAGGGACGTGAAGCTAGTGACTGTTTGTCCAGCCCTGGTCATTGGACCTGGTTTTCACCAACGAAACGCTACTAGTTCGATCGCATACCTGAAAG GTGCTCTGGACTTGTTCAGAGAAGGATTGCTCGCTACTGTGAACGTGGAGAAGGTAGCAGAGGCTCATGTATCAGTGTATGATGGGATGAGCAGCACTGCATGCGGGCGATACATATGCTATGATCGTGTCATCCGAAGGGGGGAAGAGGCTGCAGAATTAGAGCGGCAACTTGGTCTCCCAAACAGAATTCCAAGGGATGCACAGGCCGACAACCTGACTTGGTTCGAGCTCTCCAACAGGAAACTTTCCAGGCTATTATCTTCCAGGAGGAGATGCACATACGATACATATTTACTCTCGCAGGATTAG
- the LOC121986954 gene encoding uncharacterized protein LOC121986954 — translation MVMKFIWLHDKYGIPRRLVSDNGRQFVGQKLKEWCEGYDIHQAFTSEGTGATPFHLVYGGEAVVPVEVGVESNQIQHYNENNAERRPLELDLVDEARAKAALRLMAYRHRMKQSYNRRVIPRSFQVDELVWMKVKSVGYVTKLEAPWAGPFRVVEKLRSGAYYLDDEDGR, via the exons atggtcatgaagttcatTTGGCTGCACGACAAGTACGGGATCCCGCGTCGGCTCGTCTCCGATAATGGGAGACAATTTGTGGGTCAGAAGCTCAAGGAGTGGTGCGAAGGGTACGACATTCATcaagccttcacttca GAAGGGACCGGGGCAACGCCCTTCCACCTAGTATATGGCGGCGAAGCAGTCGTCCCCGTCGAAGTCGGGGTTGAATCCAACCAGATACAACACTACAACGAAAACAACGCTGAGCGGAGGCctttggagctggacttggtggacgaagcgCGCGCTAAAGCGGCCCTCCGACTGATGGCATACCGACATAGGATGAAGCAGAgctacaatcggagggtgatTCCAAGATCGTTTCAGGTCGACGAATTGGTGTGGatgaaagtaaagtcggtcggctACGTCACCAAGCTAGAAGCTCCGTGGGCTGGACCCTTCAGGGTCGtggagaagctccgttcgggcgcctaTTATTTGGATGATGAGGATGGGCGATGA